GATTTAATAAGGACCAAGAAGGCCCTGGTCGCTGCCGGCGCCCTGGCCCCGCCCCAGTTTAAAGAAGAGGCCTTCTTCGAATATCATATCTATACCCTGGAAAGAAAAACGACCCTCAAGGAAAATCAGACCAAACAGATCAGTCTCCTCAGTGTTCAACAGATACCGGTTACCAAAGAATTCATCTATCGGGGTTCCGAATATTATTATCGAAGCAAACAAGGGGAAGCACTTTCCAATCAAAAGGTCGGTGTTTTTATCCTATTCGCCAATTCAAAGGAGAACCATCTGGGGATCCCCCTGCCCAAAGGGACGGTCAGGGCCTATAAACAGGATAAGGACGGCAGCCTGCAGTTGATCGGAGAGGACACTATAGACCATACACCCAAAGATGAAAAGATCCGGTTGAAATTAGGGGAGGCCTTTGATTTAAAGGCCGAAAGGAAGCAGACCCATTGGGAAAAAATCGCCTCCGATACCTATGAATCCGCTTATGAAATCACCCTTCGGAATCATAAGAAAGAAGATGTAATCATACGGGTGGTGGAACCTTTGTCGGGAGATTGGAAGGTCCTTGAAAAATCCCATCCCTATTCCAAGCTGGATGTTTCGACCATTGCCTTTGAGGTGTCTGTTCCCAAAAACCAGGAAAGCAAGCTAAATTATCGGGTAAGGATAAGGTTCTAAAATATATGGAGCGAAAAAAGTTTTGATCAGGCATTGGAAATTCAATCGGGATGATCTCCGGCTCATGTCAGAACTGGGAATTTCCGAAGATCAGGTTCAGGCCCAGATCGCCTTATTCCAGAAGACTTGTGGCTATCTTCGCCTGAACAGACCCTGTACCCTTGGGGACGGAATTCAAAAGATCCCTGAGTCGGAGATAAAAAACTTGATTCAAAGGCAGGAAGAAGCGGCCCAGGAAGGCCGGTTTTTTAAATTCGTTCCGGCCTCGGGAGCGGCTACCCGAATGTTTCAGGCGATTTTACCCTTTTATCTCAATCCAGCTTCCTTTGCCGAGAATGAAATTCAGCCGGATGATACCTCCTGCGATCCAACAATCAGGGAATTCTTCCGTTTAGTAACGGGGATTAACCAATTTGCATTTTTTGAGGACTTGAAAGAGTCTCTGGCTCAAGACGGACAGGATATCTCAACAATCATCCAACAGAGACGGTGGCGGGAGATTTTAAACTATCTCCTTACCGATCGGGGATTAAACTACCTGACCCTGCCTAAGGGGTTACATAAATTTCATGTTTATCCGATCCAAAACCGTACGGCTTTTGAAGAACACCTGGTCGAGGCTTTTTATACCCTCTGTGATCGTACCGGGCAATGTCGCCTTCATGTGACGGTGGCACCGGAACATGAAAGAACGGTCAGGGATTTTTTCATAAAGGTACGACCCCGGTATGAACAACAGTACCAATGCTGTTTAAATGTCTCTTTCTCGTTTCAAAGGCATTCGACCGATACCCTGGCCGTTGACCTGGAGGATAGACCCTTCCGGGAAGGATCCGGAAAGCTTCTTTTCCGCCCCGGCGGTCACGGGGCCCTCCTGGAAAATCTCAATAACCTCCAAGGCGATTTGATCTATATAAAGAATATCGATAATATCCTGCCGGACCGGCTAAAGGAACAGACGATTATCTGGAAAAAGGTCCTGGGAGGCTATCTGGTCAAAATGCAGCAAATGGTCCACGGTTTGATCCGGAGGTTGAAGGACGGGATGGACTCCGCAGACCAGCTTGATGAAATGAGGACCTTTTGCCGTAACCGGCTGTTGGTTTCTGAACCCCCCGGTTTCCAGAATTGGCCCATAAAGCAACAAACCGATTTCTTATTCGAGAAATTGAACAGACCCATTCGGGTCTGCGGGATGGTCAAGAATGCAGGGGAACCTGGGGGGGGACCTTTCTGGGTGGAAGGCCAAGACGGGGCCCTTTCCCTGCAGATTGTGGAAAGTGCCCAAATCGATCCCGGATCAATCGAACAAAAAGCCATTTGGGCCTCTTCCACCCATTTTAACCCGGTCGATCTGGTCTGCGCGGTTCGTGATTATGAAGGAAGACCCTTTGACCTAAGGCAATACAGGGATCCGGAGGCTGTTTTTATTACCAGGAAATCGCAAAATGGGCGGGATCTTAAGGCCCTGGAGTTGCCAGGGCTCTGGAACGGCGCTATGGCTTGCTGGATTACCTTTTTTGTAGAGGTGCCAAACCAGACCTTTAGTCCGGTTAAAACCATCAACGACTTGTTGAAACCGGACCATCAGCCAGGTGTTTAAGACGAAAATACCGTTCGTCGTTCAGTGTTCGGCGAAAGACATTTTCATGTTTCGTGGTGCCCCAAGGAGCATGAGGGCTTAGTTCGAAAATAACCTTCAGGGGTCAGGGACTTAGTTATAGAATAAAGTTGCAAGATGCAAGTTTCAGCTTGAAAAACCTTACACCTTCAACCCTGCACCTTGCACCTTAAGTCAGGCCAGTCCGATTTCCTGATCGGTCAAATAGCAGGCCGGATCGGGAGCCCAAAGGTCACCGGTAGCGGCTTCGGCCCGAACCCGAAAATTTCCGCCGCAAATATCCAACCAGCGGCAGCCGGCACAGCGTCCGGTAACATATTTTTTCTTATCTTTCAGTTGTCCCATTAAAAAGTTGGTCGTATCCTCCCAGATTTGGCTGAAGGGCCGCCCTTTCACATTGCCAAAGGAATAATGGCGCCAGAATTGGTCGGCATAAACCTCTCCGTCCCAACTGATGCACCCAATCCCCCGTCCCGAACTGTTTCCCTCGTTCATTTTCAAGAGCTCCAGGACTTCAGAGGCCCGGGATGATCCTTCCTTGAGGAGACGCAGATACAGATAAGGTCCATCGGCATGGTTGTCAACGGTCAGGACTTCCTTTTCATAGCCGGCATCGTACAGTTCTTTGGTCCGGTCGATAATCAAATCAACCATCTGCCGTGTTTGGAGATGATCCAGGTCTTCCTGGATCAACTGGGACCCGCGACCGGCATACACCAGATGATAAAAACAGACCCTGGGGATATCTTCCTTTTTCAGAAGATCAAAGATAGGAGAGACCTGATCCTGGTTCATCCGGTTGATGGTAAACCGCAGGCCCACTTTGATACCGGCTTGACGGCAGTTCCGGATACCGGTCAGGGCTTGTGCGAAGGCCCCGGAAACACCCCGGAAATGATCATTAACCGCTTCCATTCCATCCAGGCTGATGCCTACATAAGACAGGCCGATGGCCTTTAAGGTTTCGGCCAGCCTTTTGGTGATTAAAGTCCCGTTAGTCGATATGACCGCCCGCATCCCTTTAGCTACCGCATACTGGGCCAGCTCCGGAAGGTCAGGCCGCATGAGCGGTTCCCCTCCTGAAAACAGGATCACCGGTGCCCCGTAAGCACTGAGATCATCCAATAAGGCCTTCCCTTCTTCGGTAGTTAACTCATCGGGGGTTTTTTGGTGTAAGGCCTGGGCGTAACAATGCCGGCACTTCAGGTTGCATTGCCGGGTAATATTCCAGACCACCACCGGTTTTTTATCATGAGAAAACTGGAGGAGATGGGAAGGTAATCGATCCGAACGCCGACCATATCTCAGGGCATCGGAAGGTTCTACGGTGCCCAAATAAAGTTTGGATATGCCTATCATAATTATTCTTTCTTACTGATTGACTACCGATTCTTCGCCACGATAGTAGGTTCGAATCAGTTTCTGGATATAGCCTTCCGGGTTGGAAATGGCCTCAGGGGTAATAATAAAACGGTTCAGTCCGGTTTTTTCCTGAACCAGTTTAAATCCATACTCAAAATCCTTAGATAAATTTTCACAGATGGACCAGACACTAACCTTTGATTCCAGGGCCTTCTGGAGGATGGCATCTATCCCTTCCTCCGAAAACTTGAGACTGATCCCGAAACGTTCAAAGAACCGCAGTTCATATTCCTGGACTTGCTGAATCATTTGCCAGACTTCCTGAAAGGATTGGGCCAGATCCTGAACCAATTCCAGGGAACGGCAAGCGATCATCTCCGACCGGAATTCCGTTAACCGGCTATCAAAACAACCGGTGTATTCAGGGGCTTTTTCTTTCAGTCTTTCCGTCAGGGCGAGACGTTCTTTTCTCCAGGCCTCCTGGAAACGGCTTTTCCGGAGGGCATCCTCTTCATCATTCAGCAGATTGACAAGTTCTTGGTGAGGGTCAAGGACCACCTCCAGGGTAACCAGAAATTGATTAATCGCCAGAGAGGGTAATTTTTTTTCAAATTGGATCAAGGCTTTTTCTACGACACTGACCAGACCGCGGGCCCCGGTTTTTTCCTCATAAGCCCTTTGGGCCAATAGTCGTAAGGCCTCATCCTCGAAAAGGATGTCGATGCCGTAGGCCTTGAAGTCTCTCTTCTTGCTTCGGATAATCGGATTATTCGGATTTTTCAGGATCTGATAGAGATCATCTTGGGACAATTCTTCCAAAACCACGGTCACTGGCAATCGTCCCACAAATTCGGATTCAAATCCATAGGCCATCAAATCTTCGGCCCGAACCTGGCTCAGCAATTTTTGGGTCGGCTTCTTAGACTTAAGAGGGGCCTCGAATCCTATGCCTTTCTCCTGGGCCCTTTTTTGGATGATCTTATCCAGATCATTGAAGGCCCCGCTGACAATAAACAGGATATTTTTGGTGTTGATGGTTCTTTTTTCCTTTTTGCCGGTCTTGCGATAATTCTATATAGCCTGCAATTGAGAAATCGGGTCGTGCGCCACCCGCAGGTCCACGTCGGTTTCCTCCATGGGTTTCAATAAGGCCCGCTGGACCCCGGTACGGGAGACATCGGGTCCGATCAGATTGTGGCTGGAGGCGATTTTATCGATCTCATCAATATAGATGATCCCGTATTGGGCCAGTTCGATATCGTCGTTGGCTTCATAAACCAGGTCACGGACCAGATCCTCAACGTCTCCGCCGACATAACCGGTTTCACTGAATTTGGTGGCATCCCCTTTGGCAAAGGGAACCCCTAATTTCTTGGCAATCAATTTGATCAGATAAGTCTTTCCCACTCCGGTGGGCCCGATCATAATGATGTTATTTTTAATCAGGCCCACCGTTTCCGATCCAGTTTGTTTGTCCTGCTGTTCCCAATACTTGATTCGATTAAAATGGGTGCTGATCTTGGTGGCCAGGACGGCCTTGGCCTCATCTTGCTGGATGACATATTCATCCAGATAGGCCTCCAATTCTTCTGGCTTCAGGTTAAAATTGATCTTGGAGGCCACCCCTTTGGGTTCTTTTGGCCTTGGTTCGGTCTCTTCCGTTTCCCCCTTTGGGATTACGAAGGGGGTAATGATTTTAATTCGATCCCCGTATTTTTTGGAAAGATAATCGCTTAATTCCCTCTCCCATTCTTTTTGGGTTGGGAGTTTCTGATTCAATTCTTCCGTAAAAATTTTCTTATTTTCTGAATCTTCCATTATGACCTCTTACTTTATATGACTCGGATTTTTCCGATCGGAAAATGATTTTTGTTACTGGTGACCCGCATCCGGACCTTAATCGAAATGCCCTTTATCACCAAGCTATTTGATAGTAAATATAATGCATCCCCTAATGGGTTTCAACCACCATCTCCTTTTCGGCAGAAAGGGGAGAAATTTTAGGAATTTCCAATGGTAACCCAATTTTTTTCCTTGACAAACCCTGTTTTTAATTTATAGTTACATGAAAGTGGGGAATTGTGGGGATTGGTGTAGGGTTATTCATTTTAAACAGGGGTAAAGCAGGTGTTTCGCGGACGATCAATCCATTTAATTGACTCTAAAGGGCGGGTCAGCATCCCGACCCGTTTCCGTGATTTAATCAAGACGAATGGGGACTCCCGTCTGATAGTAACGAATTGGGAGCAGTGTCTGACCGTATACCCCTTTAAGGAATGGCAAGAGATAGAAGAGAAAATGGGCCAGCTTTCTATGGTTGATCGGGACATACGTTCATTTAAACGTTTTTTGTTTTCCGGGGCCTGTGAGTGCAGCTTAGACAGCCAGGGTCGGATATTGATCCCCCCGACGCTGCGGGATTTTGCCAAATTGGAAAAAGAAGTGATCCTGGCCGGTCAACTCAAGTATTTTGAAATTTGGGACAAGATCAAGTTCGAAGAAGAACTGGCCAAGAGCATCGATAATTTAGCTGTTTTAGAAGACAAACTGGCCTCACTGGGTCTATAAGGAGCAACGCAATCGACTATTCATAAGCCGGTAATGGTTCATGAAGCGGTTCATTATCTTCGGTGTGCCCAGGGAGGCCTATTTGTGGACGGCACCCTCGGAACAGGAGGACATGCCCTGGCCATACTTCAACACAGTCCTGCAACCACCCAGGTTATTGGGATAGATCGGGACCCGGAAAGCCTGGCCTTGGCCCGGGAAAGATTAAAGCCCTATTCCAGCCGTGTACACCTGATTCAGGGAAAATTTGGAGACCTGAGAGACCATCTTTCAGTGCTCGGTATTCAGGCGGTAAACGGTATCCTTCTGGATCTGGGTTTTTCTTCCTTTCAAATAGAAAATCCGGGGAGGGGATTCAGTTTCCAACGGGAAGATCCTTTGGATATGAGAATGGACCAGACCCGGGGAATCTCGGCCCGGGAATGGCTGGCTCAAATCAACGAAAAAGATCTGGTAAGGGTCATTCGGGAATATGGCGAAGAAAGATGGGCCAAACCAATCGCCAAAAAAATCCTGGCCTTTCAAGCTAAAGGGCCGCTTAAGACCACTCGAGAATTGGCGGAACTGATTGCCCGGGCTGTCCCCGGGGGAGGACGGATTCATCCGGCCACCCGGACTTTTCAGGCCCTGCGGATTCATATTAATGAGGAGTTGGCCCAATTAAGGACCTTTCTGGAGCAGTTTCTCGAGACCTTGACCCAGGGCGGGAGGGTCTGCCTGATTGCCTATCATTCTTTGGAGGATCGGCTCATCAAACAGGCTTTTTTGCGATTAGAGCGGGGGGTGCCGGATCCCCTCGGTTTGGCAGAACCCAAAAAACCCGAAAGCCAGCCGATATTTAAAAGAGTAACGGTGAAACCGGTAATCCCCTCCCTGGATGAGATGAAAGAGAATCCCCGGTCCCGAGGGGCCAAGTTAAGGGTGGGGGAACGGATGGAAGGGACCTTATGAATACCCTCATCAAACCCCAGCCCCGTTCGAGAAAAAAAAAGACCAAGGACAAAATCCCCCATGGCCCGATAAAATATTTGATTTTCTTGTTAATCTTTTTTGTGCCCGGGGTCTTGCTCTACGTCTGGCTGCATTTCCAGGAGGTCAACTTAAGCTACGATATCGCCAAAGCCCAAAAAGAAAAAAGGGAATTATTGGAATTCAGTAAAAAATTACGTATTCAGTTGGCCAATTTAAAATCTCCGGAAAGGATCGAGGGGATTGCCTTAACTAAATTAGGGTTAAAAACTCCGGGAAAAGGACAGATTGAGATCCTTAAATGAAGGACTTTGAATTCAAGTGGATCCGTTTTCGTTTGTATTGGGTCTTCGGACTGTGCTGCTTTCTCTTTGCCGTGGTCATCGGCCGGGCCTTCCAACTTCAAATATGGCAGGGGCCCAAACTGACCAGGATTGCTAAAGCCGAGATAGAGAAAATGATCCCCCGATCCCATAAACGGGGGATCATTTATGATCGTAACCGCTTTGAGCTGGCCATGACTATTGAAATGGAATCCATTTTTGCCCAGACCAGAGATATAAAAAACATCCAGCAGGCTTCGGATCGACTGGGCCCTTTACTGGCCTTGGACCAGACCCGCCTTTCGGGCTTGCTCAAACAGCCCAAACCTTTCGTCTATTTAAAACGCCGGGCCACACCGGATGAATGTGCGGCTGTGCGGGCGCAAAGCATCGAAGGGGTGGCCTTTACCAAGGAAGCGCAGCGCTTCTATCCCTATAGGGACCTGGCCAGTCACGTTATCGGGTTTGTTGGAATGGATCCCAAAGGTTTGGAAGGGCTGGAGAGACAATACGATTCTTATCTGAAAAGCCCCTATCTTTATGAGCCCAGTGTCCGGGATGCCCTGGGCCGGGCCCTTTATTTGAATGACATGGAATCGATCCAGGAAAATGAGGGGTTAAGCCTGGTCCTGACCTTAGATAAAAACATCCAATACGTAGCCGAAAAGGAATTAAAAAAAGGGGTTATCAAAAGCCAGGCCAAGGGGGGGGTGGCTATCGTCTTAAACCCTAAAAACGGAGAGATCCTGGCCCTGGCCAATTATCCCGCTTATAATTTGAATGCCTTCCGGGAGGTCCCGCCGGGCTTTCGAAGGAACCAGGGTCTGACCGATACCTTTGAACCCGGGTCGACCTTCAAAACTTTTTTACTGGCAGCCGCCCTGGAGGAAAAAAAGTTTACCCCCAATGATATGATATTTTGTGAGAACGGGGCTTATCGGGTGGGAAACCATGTTATTCATGATGTGCACCCCCATGGATGGCTTTCCGTCCAGGACGTCATCAAGGTCTCCAGTAATATCGGGGCCACTAAAATAGGGAAAAAATTAGGGCCCAAGACATTTTATACCTATATTAAAAATTTTGGTTTTGGAAAAGAAACCGGTATCGATCTGCCGGGTGAAGTCGGGGGGGTGGTTTGGTCTCATCACCGCTGGGGAGAAATTGAAGCGGCCAATATCTGCTTTGGACAGGGCGTAACGGTAACCGGGATACAACTGGCCTGTGCCTTGGGGTCTATTGCCAATGACGGTCGTTTGATGAAACCTTATCTGGTACGCCAGATCCTTGACCAGAAGGGTCATCCGGTCAAAGAATTTTCGCCTCGACCCGTAAGGCAGGTCTTATCTCCTGAAACAGCCCGGTTAATGCGCCGTCTTTTATCCAGAGTAACCGAACCGGGTGGAACGGCAACTCAGGCGGCTATCGAAGGGCTGGCTGTGGGGGGTAAGACTGGTACGGCCCAAAAGGTTTCATCGGAAACCAGGCGTTATGCACCGGGAAAATATATGTCCACTTTTATGGGGTTCCTTCCAGCCGAAGACCCCTCTTTGGTCATCGTGGTGATAGTCGACGAGCCCAAGGGGAGCCATTACGGGGGGGTGGTTTGTGCCCCTGTTTTTAAAGGGATTGCCGAACAAACCCTATCCACCTGGGGGGTGAGAAGGCCTGCCCAGGAGGTCCCTTATGAGGCTCCGCCGGAAAAACCGGACATGACCCCCTGGATTATGGCCCAGAAGGCCAAAGAAGAAGAACCCCTATCTTCAACCGATCTACAAAACAAACGGATCATGCCGGATGTGCGGGGAATGAGCATGCGCAAGGTCCTGGATGTTATGAAGACCTATGAGGTTCCGGTAATTCTCAAAGGAAGCGGAAGGGCCGTAACCCAATGGCCCTTACCCGGCACCCTCTTAAGTCAGAGAAACCGCTGTCAGATCCAATTCCAACCGGTTCTCTGAGGGGAAAGAATTATTTTGCGTTTAAGTGAATTATTAAAAATATTGCCGGAGGCCAAGGTTAAGGGAGACACCGACCTGGAGATAACCAACCTGGCCTATGACTCCCGAAAGGTCAAGGATAATGGCTTGTTTGTGGCCATTTCCGGCCATAAGACCGATGGTCATCGGTTTATTGATCAGGCGGTTCAAAATGGATGCCGGGCAGTTGTTGTTGAGGAAGCGGCCGGGGGTATTCCCTCAACGGTCACCCAGGTTCAGGTAAAAAACAGCCGAAAGGCCCTGGGGCGATTAGCGGCCCTTTTTTACGGCCATCCGGCCTCCAGACTGCACCTGGTCGGTATCACCGGAACCAGCGGAAAAACGACCACTTCTTATTTAATAGAGTCGATCCTGAAAACGGCCGGTTTTTCAGTGGGTGTTTTAGGAACGATTGATTACCGGTAGGGCTCCAAGGTCCGGCCGGCGCCGGTAACGACGCCGGAGTCATCGGACTTGCAAGCTCTTTTAGACGATATGGTGAGGGATAAAATAACCCATGTCGTTATGGAGGTTTCCTCCCATGCCCTGGACCAGGGCCGGGTGGCGGAAATCTATTTTGACCAGGCGGTCTTTACCAATTTGTCCCAGGATCATCTGGATTACCATAAGGATTTGGAAGATTATTTTCAGGCCAAGGCCAAGTTGTTCCATCAACACCTCAAGGTTAAAAAGAAGGGGTTGGCTATCATTAATCAGGATGACCCTTATGGACAGAGGCTCTGGCAGGACTGGAAAGGCCCCAAGCAGGACTATGGGATAGATCAAAAGGCCGCCTATTTCCCTTTAAAGGTCCACTCGAACCTGAGCGGCATCGAATCCCGGATTCAAACGCCCCAGGGGGTTTTTTTGGTTAAATCCCCTTTGATCGGACAATTTAATCTGTCTAATATCCTGGCCGCCTGGGCCGTAGGCGAAGGTTTTGACCTGAGGGGGGAGACTATTCAAAAAGGTATTGAATCTTTGGCCCGCGTCCCCGGGAGAATGGAGCCTGTCCCGAATGAAAAAGGTTTGACCGTCCTGGTAGATTATTCCCATAAGCCGGAGGCCTTACGTTTTGCCTTGATTGCTTTAAAAGAATATGGCCGCGGCCGGGTCATCACCGTATTCGGTTGCGGGGGCGATCGGGATCTATCAAAACGCCCGCTTATGGGCCGGATTGCCGGAGGATTGAGCCGCCTGACCGTGGTCACCTCGGATAATCCAAGATCCGAGGATCCTCTTAAGATTATAGAGGCTATTGAATCAGGGCTGCAAGAACTGGGATTACCCTGTTTAGAGGGGAAGGCATTAAAACAAATCCCGGAATCCCCCGGCTATACGATAGTCCCAGATCGAAGGGAGGCCATTGCCCTGGCTGTTCGTTTGGCCCGACCCGGAGATATTATTTTGATAGCCGGCAAGGGGCATGAAACCTATCAGCTTCTGGGTTCTAAGATCCTTGATTTTGATGATCGGCAAGAAGCCCGCAAGGCTTTGGATACCATAGATGTTCAGCACGGATAAATTGGGTTGGGAGGAATTGATCACCGGTATTTCCGGCCGCTTGATCCAGGGGGATCTGGGCCGGAAGGCCGTTGGGATATCAACAGACACCAGGACCCTGAGGCCCGGGGATCTGTTTGTGGCCTTGAAAGGACCGCGATTTGATGGCCACCATTATATCCCCCAGGCTTTTGAAAAAGGGGCCAGTGCTGTCCTGGTTTCTGAACCGGTCAAAGGATTGTTGCCGGAGCAGGTGGTCATCCAGGTTAACGACACCCTTTCGGCCCTGGGGGATTTATCCGGTCTGTGGCGCAGAAAATTTCCGGTAACCTTGATCGGGATTTCAGGGAGTAACGGCAAGACCACCACCAAAGAAATGCTGGCCGCCATCCTGGGACAGGTTGGCCCGACCTTAAAAAATCCGGGCAACCTGAATAACACCATCGGGTTGCCCTTAAGTCTTTTTTCTTTAAATGAGGGCCACCGATTTGCCGTAATGGAAATGGGTATGAACCATTTAGGCGAGATCGCCCGTTTATGCTGGATCGCCAAGCCGTCGGTAGGGCTTTTGACCAATATCGGACCGGCCCACTTAGAGGGCCTGGGTTCCTTATCCATGGTAGCCAAGGCCAAGGGAGAACTCTTTGAGGCCCTGGAATCCGACCACTTAGCCGTGGTCAATTATGATGATCCGAGGATACGGGATCTGGCTGAATCTTGCCGTGCCCAAAAGATAACCTTTGGACTTAATCCTGAAGCGGAGGTTAGAGCAGATCAATTAATCGTAACTCCCCATGGGATCCGCTTCCAAATTTTTGTTAAAGGGGAGCAGGCAGAAATACTTTTGCCGATTCAAGGCGAACATAATACCAGTAATGCCCTGGGGGCGGCTGCCACCGCCCTGGCCCTTGGCCTGTCCCTGGAAAAGGTGCGCCAGGGTTTGGAGGGGTTTAAACCTCCGGAACATCGCCTGGAAATCAAAAAAGGGATCAAAGGTGCCTGGTTGATCGACGACACCTATAATGCCAACCCGGCTTCGCTGAAAGCCGCTCTAAAAGCCTTTGAATCATTAAAACAGGGGAAAAGAGGGGGACTGGTTTTGGGGGATATGCTGGAACTTGGGGATCAGACACTTGAAGCCCACAGGGAACTCGGCAGAATGATTGGAGAGATGGGGGTGGAATATCTGGTTACCTTAGGTCCTTTTTCCCTGGAATTATTGTCAGAGGCCTTAAAGGGCTTTCGACCTCCCCGAAAGACCTTTGGGACCCAGAGTCAAAAGGAGATTATCGACTATTTAGTTAATCTTATCCAGGAGGGGGATCACTTGTTGTTCAAAGGATCCCATGGGATGGATATGGAGGCCGTCGTCCGGGCCTTGGAGGATCAGGGATAAACCATGTTTTATCATCTATTATATGCCTTACATGGCCAGATCTCCTTCTTTAATGTTTTTAGATACATTACCCTGAGGACCATTTATTCCACCCTGACGGCCCTGCTGATCACCTTTCTTTTAGGACCTTATGTGGTCCGGCTTCTGACCAAGTATCAAATCGGACAGTATATCCGGGAAGACGGTCCCCGTTCTCATTTCAGCAAGGAAGGGACTCCGACCATGGGAGGGGTCCTTATCCTTTTTGCAGTCTTCTCAGCCACCCTTTCCTGGGCCGATCTGACCAATGCCTATGTCTGGCTGGTCCTGTTGGTGACGCTTTGTTTCGGCGGGATCGGCTTTTTAGATGATTATCTCATGCTCATCAAAAAGAGGAATAAAGGTCTGAGTGGCCGGGCTAAAATTCTCTGGCA
This DNA window, taken from Deltaproteobacteria bacterium, encodes the following:
- a CDS encoding UDP-N-acetylmuramoyl-tripeptide--D-alanyl-D-alanine ligase, whose product is MFSTDKLGWEELITGISGRLIQGDLGRKAVGISTDTRTLRPGDLFVALKGPRFDGHHYIPQAFEKGASAVLVSEPVKGLLPEQVVIQVNDTLSALGDLSGLWRRKFPVTLIGISGSNGKTTTKEMLAAILGQVGPTLKNPGNLNNTIGLPLSLFSLNEGHRFAVMEMGMNHLGEIARLCWIAKPSVGLLTNIGPAHLEGLGSLSMVAKAKGELFEALESDHLAVVNYDDPRIRDLAESCRAQKITFGLNPEAEVRADQLIVTPHGIRFQIFVKGEQAEILLPIQGEHNTSNALGAAATALALGLSLEKVRQGLEGFKPPEHRLEIKKGIKGAWLIDDTYNANPASLKAALKAFESLKQGKRGGLVLGDMLELGDQTLEAHRELGRMIGEMGVEYLVTLGPFSLELLSEALKGFRPPRKTFGTQSQKEIIDYLVNLIQEGDHLLFKGSHGMDMEAVVRALEDQG
- the rsmH gene encoding 16S rRNA (cytosine(1402)-N(4))-methyltransferase RsmH, coding for MVHEAVHYLRCAQGGLFVDGTLGTGGHALAILQHSPATTQVIGIDRDPESLALARERLKPYSSRVHLIQGKFGDLRDHLSVLGIQAVNGILLDLGFSSFQIENPGRGFSFQREDPLDMRMDQTRGISAREWLAQINEKDLVRVIREYGEERWAKPIAKKILAFQAKGPLKTTRELAELIARAVPGGGRIHPATRTFQALRIHINEELAQLRTFLEQFLETLTQGGRVCLIAYHSLEDRLIKQAFLRLERGVPDPLGLAEPKKPESQPIFKRVTVKPVIPSLDEMKENPRSRGAKLRVGERMEGTL
- a CDS encoding transpeptidase family protein, which codes for MKDFEFKWIRFRLYWVFGLCCFLFAVVIGRAFQLQIWQGPKLTRIAKAEIEKMIPRSHKRGIIYDRNRFELAMTIEMESIFAQTRDIKNIQQASDRLGPLLALDQTRLSGLLKQPKPFVYLKRRATPDECAAVRAQSIEGVAFTKEAQRFYPYRDLASHVIGFVGMDPKGLEGLERQYDSYLKSPYLYEPSVRDALGRALYLNDMESIQENEGLSLVLTLDKNIQYVAEKELKKGVIKSQAKGGVAIVLNPKNGEILALANYPAYNLNAFREVPPGFRRNQGLTDTFEPGSTFKTFLLAAALEEKKFTPNDMIFCENGAYRVGNHVIHDVHPHGWLSVQDVIKVSSNIGATKIGKKLGPKTFYTYIKNFGFGKETGIDLPGEVGGVVWSHHRWGEIEAANICFGQGVTVTGIQLACALGSIANDGRLMKPYLVRQILDQKGHPVKEFSPRPVRQVLSPETARLMRRLLSRVTEPGGTATQAAIEGLAVGGKTGTAQKVSSETRRYAPGKYMSTFMGFLPAEDPSLVIVVIVDEPKGSHYGGVVCAPVFKGIAEQTLSTWGVRRPAQEVPYEAPPEKPDMTPWIMAQKAKEEEPLSSTDLQNKRIMPDVRGMSMRKVLDVMKTYEVPVILKGSGRAVTQWPLPGTLLSQRNRCQIQFQPVL
- the mraZ gene encoding division/cell wall cluster transcriptional repressor MraZ, translating into MFRGRSIHLIDSKGRVSIPTRFRDLIKTNGDSRLIVTNWEQCLTVYPFKEWQEIEEKMGQLSMVDRDIRSFKRFLFSGACECSLDSQGRILIPPTLRDFAKLEKEVILAGQLKYFEIWDKIKFEEELAKSIDNLAVLEDKLASLGL
- a CDS encoding DUF4301 family protein produces the protein MSELGISEDQVQAQIALFQKTCGYLRLNRPCTLGDGIQKIPESEIKNLIQRQEEAAQEGRFFKFVPASGAATRMFQAILPFYLNPASFAENEIQPDDTSCDPTIREFFRLVTGINQFAFFEDLKESLAQDGQDISTIIQQRRWREILNYLLTDRGLNYLTLPKGLHKFHVYPIQNRTAFEEHLVEAFYTLCDRTGQCRLHVTVAPEHERTVRDFFIKVRPRYEQQYQCCLNVSFSFQRHSTDTLAVDLEDRPFREGSGKLLFRPGGHGALLENLNNLQGDLIYIKNIDNILPDRLKEQTIIWKKVLGGYLVKMQQMVHGLIRRLKDGMDSADQLDEMRTFCRNRLLVSEPPGFQNWPIKQQTDFLFEKLNRPIRVCGMVKNAGEPGGGPFWVEGQDGALSLQIVESAQIDPGSIEQKAIWASSTHFNPVDLVCAVRDYEGRPFDLRQYRDPEAVFITRKSQNGRDLKALELPGLWNGAMACWITFFVEVPNQTFSPVKTINDLLKPDHQPGV
- a CDS encoding cell division protein FtsL; its protein translation is MNTLIKPQPRSRKKKTKDKIPHGPIKYLIFLLIFFVPGVLLYVWLHFQEVNLSYDIAKAQKEKRELLEFSKKLRIQLANLKSPERIEGIALTKLGLKTPGKGQIEILK
- the ahbC gene encoding 12,18-didecarboxysiroheme deacetylase; amino-acid sequence: MIGISKLYLGTVEPSDALRYGRRSDRLPSHLLQFSHDKKPVVVWNITRQCNLKCRHCYAQALHQKTPDELTTEEGKALLDDLSAYGAPVILFSGGEPLMRPDLPELAQYAVAKGMRAVISTNGTLITKRLAETLKAIGLSYVGISLDGMEAVNDHFRGVSGAFAQALTGIRNCRQAGIKVGLRFTINRMNQDQVSPIFDLLKKEDIPRVCFYHLVYAGRGSQLIQEDLDHLQTRQMVDLIIDRTKELYDAGYEKEVLTVDNHADGPYLYLRLLKEGSSRASEVLELLKMNEGNSSGRGIGCISWDGEVYADQFWRHYSFGNVKGRPFSQIWEDTTNFLMGQLKDKKKYVTGRCAGCRWLDICGGNFRVRAEAATGDLWAPDPACYLTDQEIGLA